The proteins below come from a single Clarias gariepinus isolate MV-2021 ecotype Netherlands chromosome 17, CGAR_prim_01v2, whole genome shotgun sequence genomic window:
- the bmpr1bb gene encoding bone morphogenetic protein receptor, type IBb: MPRLLEEPLAEDSLMARPLTLLYLLLLAISSNFTHANVLDAMLRNSGKVTLDGRKEDNGSSAPVVPERTLWCQCYHQCPDDNDICRTDGYCFTMVEEKDGNPSVITSGCLGLAGSEFQCRDTGSPNMRRAMECCNDRDYCNRDLHPTLPPIKMPNDEDNSIHKRALFISVGVCSFLLLIIFVLCYFWYKRQELRPRYTIGLERDETYIPPGESLKDLIEQSQSSGSGSGLPLLVQRTIAKQIQMVKQIGKGRYGEVWMGRWRGERVAVKVFFTTEEASWFRETEIYQTVLMRHENILGFIAADIKGTGSWTQLYLITDYHESGSLYDYLKSTTLDTRALLRLAYSAVSGLCHLHTEIFGTQGKPAIAHRDLKSKNILVKKNGTCCIADLGLAVKFISDTNEVDIPPNTRVGTKRYMPPEVLDETLNRNHFQSYIMADMYSFGLILWEIARRCVSGGIVEEYQLPYHDQVPTDPSYEDMRDVVCIKRQRPSFANRWTSDECLRQMGKLMSECWAHNPGSRLTALRVKKTLAKMSESQDIKL; this comes from the exons ATGCCCCGGTTGTTAGAGGAGCCGCTAGCTGAAGACTCTTTGATGGCTCGGCCTCTGACGCTtctttatcttcttcttctggCAATCAGCTCTAACTTCACTCATG CGAACGTGCTAGACGCAATGTTGAGGAATTCTGGAAAGGTGACGCTGGATGGCCGAAAGGAGGACAATGGAAGCTCGGCGCCGGTGGTTCCTGAGAGGACGCTGTGGTGCCAATGTTACCACCAATGTCCTGATGACAACGACATCTGCAG AACCGATGGCTACTGCTTCACCATGGTGGAGGAGAAAGATGGCAACCCCTCTGTGATCACGTCAGGCTGTTTGGGATTGGCGGGCTCTGAATTTCAGTGCAGG GATACAGGGAGCCCAAATATGAGGAGAGCGATGGAGTGCTGTAACGACCGTGACTACTGCAACCGAGACCTTCACCCAACCCTGCCTCCAATTAAGATGCCTA ACGACGAGGACAACAGCATCCACAAGAGGGCTCTGTTCATCTCAGTAGGAGTGTGCAGCtttctcctcctcatcatctTTGTGCTCTGTTACTTCTG GTACAAGCGTCAGGAGCTGAGGCCCCGGTATACTATTGGCCTGGAGCGGGATGAGACATATATCCCTCCTGGAGAGTCTTTAAAGGATCTGATCGAGCAGTCACAGAGTTCGGGCAGTGGCTCGGGACTCCCCCTGCTG GTGCAGCGCACCATCGCTAAGCAGATACAGATGGTGAAGCAGATCGGAAAGGGACGCTACGGGGAGGTGTGGATGGGCCGCTGGAGAGGCGAGAGGGTGGCCGTCAAGGTGTTCTTCACCACCGAAGAGGCCAGCTGGTTTAGAGAGACTGAGATTTACCAGACTGTCCTCATGAGGCACGAGAATATACTAG GCTTCATCGCGGCAGACATAAAGGGAACGGGCTCATGGACGCAACTCTACCTGATCACAGACTACCACGAGAGCGGCTCTCTCTACGACTACCTCAAATCCACCACGCTGGATACACGGGCACTGTTGCGCCTGGCATACTCAGCTGTCTCAGGGCTCTGCCACCTTCACACCGAGATCTTCGGCACACAGGGCAAACCGGCCATCGCTCACCGTGACCTCAAGAGTAAAAACATTCTGGTGAAGAAGAACGGCACGTGCTGCATCGCTGACCTCGGCCTAGCCGTCAAGTTCATCAG TGACACCAATGAAGTAGACATTCCTCCTAATACGCGAGTGGGCACCAAACGCTACATGCCCCCGGAGGTACTGGATGAAACCCTGAACCGCAACCACTTTCAGTCCTACATCATGGCAGACATGTACAGCTTCGGCCTGATCCTGTGGGAGATCGCTAGGAGATGTGTGTCAGGAG GAATTGTGGAGGAGTATCAGTTACCTTACCATGACCAGGTACCCACAGATCCATCCTATGAGGATATGAGGGACGTCGTGTGTATAAAGAGACAGCGACCCTCGTTCGCCAACCGCTGGACCAGTGATGAG tGCCTGAGGCAGATGGGCAAGTTGATGAGCGAATGCTGGGCACACAACCCAGGCTCCCGTCTCACCGCCCTCAGGGTAAAGAAAACTCTGGCCAAAATGTCCGAGTCGCAGGACATTAAACTGTAA